A region of Anolis sagrei isolate rAnoSag1 chromosome 2, rAnoSag1.mat, whole genome shotgun sequence DNA encodes the following proteins:
- the RBSN gene encoding rabenosyn-5, which produces MASSYTPPFDDPGEVREGFLCPLCLKDLQSFYQLQSHYEEEHSIEDKDVKGQLKNLVQKAKKAKNKLLKRDDDRTDGGQERYESYSYGGVDPYMWEPQELGAVRSHLSDFKKHRAARIDHYVVEVNKLIIRLEKLTSFDRTSTDSAKIRAIEKSVVPWVNDQDVPFCPDCGNKFSIRNRRHHCRLCGSIMCKKCMELVSLPFANKLTTASKEVLTSHTSPNCSPNSVQGSRRGSISSISSVSSVMDEKDDDRIRCCRHCKDTLLKREQQIDEREYTPDIVKLYEKLRLCMEKVDQKAPEYIKMAESLNAGETTYSLEHANRLRMEVQKMYELIDALSKKILTLGLNEEPQPHPRTLQLQRMIRYSATLFVQEKLLGLMSLPTQDQYEGLKEKRKQELERKLQMERQATLETQRRQEDNKSMDYTSRSLTALNGEVSRTKRVKKAEGWLPTASVSRQQELADPLLQQIDNITSFIKQAKEANRLDEVQMLQENLRQLQDEYDQQQTERAIELSKRQAEMEEMQREQLQILCEKEWEREHKKRLSQHSRTRSLDFREAKHSTAETGKESTNQIAQALDLDTTQNRSNPGSKTPSPCSGGKASTHDSPVFPAQLQRIPQHDGVTGQNVTMPLNPFENEEVVTSLKMEPDNPFAEDPSPVTPLPIQVLHSGKKEYNPFEDEDCHQANGAAVSAPNPFEDAARNPFHSPPVSRQESGNPFEESPSSSMNPFEVDDDENEVSGEDIIEEELLLQQIDNIKAYIFDAKHSGRMDEVEVLTENLKELKRTLAKQKEKSSC; this is translated from the exons ATGGCATCAAGCTACACACCTCCATTTGATGACCCTGGCGAGGTGAGAGAAGGCTTTCTGTGTCCTCTGTGTCTGAAGGACCTGCAGTCATTTTATCAACTTCAGTCTCATTATGAAGAAGAACATTCTATCGAAGACAAAGATGTGAAAGGACAACTCAAAA ATCTTGTTCAAAAAGCTAAAAAAGCGAAGAATAAATTGTTGAAACGAGATGATGATCGAACTGATGGGGGCCAGGAGCGATATGAATCTTACAGTTATGGTGGAGTGGATCCATACATGTGGGAGCCCCAAGAATTAG GTGCTGTGAGGAGCCATCTTTCTGATTTTAAGAAGCACAGAGCAGCCAGAATCGATCACTATGTGGtggaagtaaataaattaataatcagATTAGAAAAG CTTACATCCTTTGACAGAACCAGTACTGATTCTGCAAAAATAAGAG CAATTGAGAAGTCTGTTGTGCCTTGGGTCAATGATCAGGATGTGCCGTTTTGTCCAGATTGTGGTAACAAGTTCAGCATCAGGAACAGGCGCCACCACTGCCGCCTCTGTGGCTCCATCATGTGCAAGAAGTGCATGGAACTGGTCAGCCTTCCCTTTGCCA ACAAACTCACCACTGCCAGCAAGGAAGTCTTGACCTCTCATACGAGCCCAAACTGTTCCCCGAATAGTGTTCAGGGCTCACGCCGTGGCAGCATCAGCAGCATCAGCAGTGTGAGCTCTGTCATGGATGAGAAGGACGATGACCGCATCCGTTGTTGTCGACATTGTAAAGACACGCTGCTCAAAAGAGAACAACAGATTGATGAGAGAGAGTACACCCCAGACATCGTCAAACTCTATGAG AAACTTCGACTTTGCATGGAAAAAGTTGATCAGAAGGCCCCGGAATACATAAAGATGGCCGAATCATTAAA TGCCGGAGAGACAACCTACAGTCTTGAACATGCAAACAGGCTCCGGATGGAGGTGCAGAAGATGTATGAATTAATAGATGCTTTAAG CAAGAAGATTCTAACCCTGGGATTGAATGAAGAGCCACAGCCACATCCCAGAACGTTACAGCTTCAGAGAATGATCAGATATTCAGCTACACTTTTTGTACAG GAAAAATTACTTGGTCTAATGTCCCTACCAACCCAAGACCAGTATGAAGGgctgaaagagaaaaggaagcaagaaCTGGAGAGAAAATTGCAGATGGAGAGACAG GCAACTCTTGAAACACAGAGAAGACAGGAGGATAATAAGTCCATGGACTACACTTCGCGCTCCTTGACAGCGCTTAATGGCGAAGTGTCTCGGACGAAAAGAGTGAAGAAAGCTGAAGGCTGGCTCCCCACTGCCAGCGTATCCCGCCAGCAAGAACTGGCAGACCCTCTTCTTCAGCAGATTGACAATATCACCTCCTTCATTAAGCAAGCCAAGGAGGCAAATCGTCTGGATGAGGTGCAGATGTTGCAGGAGAACCTGCGACAACTTCAAGATGAGTACGATCAGCAGCAAACCGAAAGGGCCATTGAGCTGTCTAAGAGGCAGGCGGAGATGGAGGAGATGCAGAGAGAACAGCTGCAAATCCTCTGCGAAAAGGAATGGGAGAGGGAGCACAAGAAAAGACTCTCTCAGCATTCACGGACACgttccttggacttcagagaggCAAAGCACAGTACAGCCGAGACTGGAAAGGAGAGCACTAACCAAATAGCACAGGCTTTGGATCTTGATACGACTCAAAACCGAAGCAACCCAGGCTCTAAAACCCCTTCGCCATGTAGTGGAGGCAAAGCATCAACTCATGACAGCCCAGTCTTCCCTGCTCAGCTTCAGAGAATTCCACAGCATGATGGCGTAACTGGGCAGAATGTGACTATGCCCCTAAACCCCTTTGAAAATGAGGAAGTGGTTACCTCCTTAAAGATGGAGCCTGATAATCCCTTTGCTGAAGATCCCTCCCCAGTGACTCCTTTGCCCATCCAAGTTCTGCACAGTGGTAAAAAAGAATACAACCCATTTGAAGATGAGGACTGTCACCAAGCAAATGGAGCCGCAGTCAGTGCTCCAAACCCCTTTGAAGATGCTGCCAGAAATCCCTTTCATTCCCCTCCTGTGAGTCGGCAGGAATCGGGGAACCCGTTTGAAGAGTCCCCCTCCTCTTCGATGAATCCGTTTGAAGTTGATGATGATGAGAATGAAGTGTCAGGAGAAGACATCATAGAAGAGGAATTGCTCCTTCAGCAGATAGATAATATCAAAGCTTATATTTTTGATGCCAAACACAGCGGACGGATGGACGAGGTAGAAGTACTGACGGAGAATTTAAAAGAATTGAAACGCacattagcaaaacaaaaggagaaatCCAGCTGCTGA
- the MRPS25 gene encoding small ribosomal subunit protein mS25 has translation MPMKGRFPIRRTLQYLSQGDVVFKDAVKVMTVNYNTQGPRSEGARKFVFFNIPQIQYKNPWLQIMMFKNMTPSPFLRFYLDTGEQVLVDVEEKTNTEITQHIKKILGKSEKTLQTEALEKMKLRHPATFGPRKYHLRECMCEIEGQVPCPGRVPLPKEMTGKYKAAMKDSEAS, from the exons atgcCGATGAAAGGCCGCTTTCCGATCCGGAGGACGCTGCAGTACCTGAGCCAAGGCGACGTCGTCTTCAAGGACGCCGTGAAGGTCATGACGgtcaactacaacacccagggcCCGCGCAGCGAGGGAGCCAG AAAATTTGTGTTTTTCAACATCCCTCAGATTCAGTACAAGAACCCTTGGCTCCAGATCATGATGTTCAAGAACATGACGCCGTCGCCCTTCTTAAGGTTCTATTTAG ACACTGGAGAGCAAGTCCTGGTTGATGTAGAAGAGAAGACTAACACAGAGATAACTCAACATATTAAGAAAATTCTTGGTAAAAGCGA GAAAACACTCCAGACAGAAGCGCTAGAAAAAATGAAGCTACGACATCCTGCAACGTTTGGCCCCAGGAAATACCACCTGCGGGAATGTATGTGTGAGATTGAAGGCCAAGTTCCCTGCCCTGGTAGAGTGCCGTTACCAAAGGAGATGACTGGCAAGTATAAAGCGGCCATGAAAGACTCTGAGGCATCCTAA